In one window of Clupea harengus chromosome 4, Ch_v2.0.2, whole genome shotgun sequence DNA:
- the LOC105900422 gene encoding zinc finger protein 883-like, with product MECEIKTEMYTSPTMKEEKNSPMEITDEEEFDLSEYCHYVSSPTRDIQRIQSNKRRKTEEKRNKDRKTDRSHLTVHMMKHTGEKPLQCSQCGKTIYYIYSLKEPQKIHTGERPYHCSQCGKTFRFMGNLKTHQRIHTGEKPHQCSQCGKTFIHMSYLKKHQKIHTGEKPHQCSQCGKDFSYMSYLKRHQRIHTGEKSHQCSQCGKTFIKMSDLKRHQRIHTGEKPYHCSQCGKAFCLMSVLKRHQRIHTGEKPHQCSQCGKTFSQMFVLKRHQKIHTGEKPYHCSKCGKTFSLLTHLNAHQKIHTGEKPYQCSQCGKAFNQMSHLKRHQTIHTGAKPHQCSQCGKAFIHMSYLKKHQKSHTGERPYHCSQCGKTFRLMGNLKTHQKIHTGAKPHQCSQCGKGFSHMSNLKIHQRNHTGERPYHCSQCGKGFNHMCHLKRHKKIHSKDTEEKPVQCSQCGQTFNHISSLKKHQRIHTGERPYQCSQCGQTFNHISSLKKHQRIHTGERPYQCSQCGKTFSHMGNLKTHQRIHTGEKPHQCAQCGKTFIRMSHLKEHQNIHTGAKQHQCFQCGNPLAECVISRETRGSIKMMAALLINGGDEFKKKTCDLHDEVLFLHI from the exons atggaatgtgaaatcaagactgaaatgtacacGTCACCAaccatgaaagaagaaaagaattcaccaatggaaattacagatgaagaagaatttgatttaagTGAATATTGTCACTATGTCTCTTctcctacaa gagacattcaaaggatccaGTCTAACAAGAGAAGGAaaactgaggaaaaaagaaacaaagacagaaagacagatcgCTCACACCTAACCGTACATATGATGAagcatactggagaaaagccacttcagtgttctcagtgtggaaagaccatTTATTACATATATAGCCTCAAGGAAccccagaagatccatactggagaaaggccttatcattgttctcagtgtgggaaaaCGTTTAGATTTATGGGTAATCTtaaaacacaccagaggatccatactggagaaaagccacatcagtgttctcagtgtggaaaaacctttatCCATATGTCTtacctcaagaaacaccagaagatccatactggagaaaagccacatcagtgttctcagtgtggaaaggacTTTAGCTATATGTCttatctcaagagacaccagaggatccacactggggaaaagtcacatcagtgttctcagtgtggaaaaacctttatCAAAATGTCTGacctcaagagacaccagaggatccataccggGGAAAAGCcttatcattgttctcagtgtggaaaggcgttttgtctcatgtctgtcctcaagagacaccagaggatccatactggagaaaagccacatcagtgttctcagtgtggaaaaacctttagccAAATGTTTGtcctcaagagacaccagaagatccatactggagaaaagccttATCATTGTTCTaagtgtggaaaaacctttagcTTATTGACTCATCTTAATGctcaccagaagatccatactggagaaaagccttatcagtgttctcagtgtggaaaggcctttaaccAAATGTcgcatctcaagagacaccagacgATCCATACTGGggcaaagccacatcagtgttctcagtgtggaaaggcctttatcCATATGTCTtacctcaagaaacaccagaagagCCATACCGGGGAAAGGCcttatcattgttctcagtgtgggaaaaCGTTTAGACTTATGGGTAATCTTAAAACACACCAGAAAATCCATACTGGggcaaagccacatcagtgttctcagtgtggaaagggcTTTAGCCATATGTCTAATCTCAAGATACATCAGAGGAACCATACCGGAGAAAGGCcttatcattgttctcagtgtggaaagggcTTTAACCATATGTGTCATCTCAAGAGACACAAGAAGATTCATTCAAAAgat ACTGAGGAAAAGCCagttcagtgttctcagtgtggacagACCTTTAATCACATATCTagcctcaagaaacaccagaggatccacactggggaaaggccttatcaatgttctcagtgtggacagACCTTTAATCACATATCTagcctcaagaaacaccagaggatccacactggggaaaggccttatcaatgttctcagtgtggaaaaacctttagccATATGGGTAATCTtaaaacacaccagaggatccatactggggaaaagccacatcagtgtgctcagtgtggaaaaacctttatTCGAATGTCTCATCTCAAGGAACACCAGAATATCCATACGGGGGCAAAAcaacatcagtgttttcagtgtggaaaCCCTTTAGCCGAATGTGTCATCTCAAGAGAAACCAGAGGATCCATTAAAATGATGGCTGCCCTACTAATTAATGGTGGAgatgagtttaaaaaaaaaacatgtgatttACATGATGAAGTATTATTTCTTCATATTTGA